The sequence TTGCTATTGGTAGAGTTTATGTATTTCATGAAGAAGAAATCGTACTTCCTGAAGAAAAATTACTTACAGAGGAAACTTATGAATCTGAAATTATTAAACTAGAAGAAGCTATGAAAAAATCAAAAACTCAACTTATATCTATTAGAGAAAAAGTTAGAATTAAGATGGGTGATGATAAAGCTGATATCTTTGATGGTCATATTCTATTATTAGAAGATGAAGATTTAGTGGATGAAATTAAAAACAAAATAATGGAAGATGGTCTAAAAGCAGCGCATGCTTTAAAAGAGGGTATAGATGAATACTCATTAATGCTTTCACAATTAGATGATCCTTATTTAAGAGAAAGAGCAGCAGATTTCCAAGATATAGGTAAAAGATGGTTAAAAAACTTATTAAACATTAAAATAAGTGACTTAAGTAATTTAGAACCAGATACAATAATTATTACTAATGATCTTACACCTTCAGATACAGCTCAGTTAGATTTAAAAAATTGTAGAGGGTTTGTTACTGAAGTTGGAGGTAAAACAGCTCACTCAGCTATTATGGCAAGATCTCTTGAAATTCCAGCAGTAGTTGGTACTAAATCTATAATTAGTGAAGTTAAAGATGGTCAAAGAATAGTTATAGATGGAGAAAAAGGTGAAATATATATTGAACCTACAGATGCTATTATTAAAGAATATGAAAATATAAGAGAAGAGCAACAAAAAGCTAAATTAGAATTGAAAAAAATAAAAGATTTAAAACCTATTACTAAAGATGGACATGAAGTTGAAATTTGGGGTAATATAGGAAAACCAGAAGATATAGATGCAGTTATGGAAGCTGGAGCTACTGGTGTAGGACTTTATAGAACTGAATTCTTATTTATGAATTCAGATCATATGCCTACTGAAGAAGAACAATATAGAGCATATAGAGAAGTAGTAGAAAAAATGAAAAATTGTCCTATAACTATACGTACTATGGATATAGGTGGAGATAAAGAGCTACCTTATTTAGATTTACCAAAAGAAATGAATCCATTCTTAGGATATAGAGCTATAAGAATATCTCTTGTTCATAAAGATATGTTCAAAACACAATTGAAAGCAATATTAAGAGCATCAGCTTATGGTACAGTTAAAATTATGTATCCAATGATTACTTCAATAAATGAAGTTAGAGCAGCTAATGTAATATTAGAAGAATGTAAAAAAGAATTAGATGAAATTGGTAAGAAATTTGATAGAAATATTAAAGTTGGTATCATGATAGAAACTCCATCATCTGCAATTATTGCATATAAATTTGCAAAAGAAGTTGATTTCTTCTCAATAGGTACTAATGATTTAACTCAATATTTCTTAGCAGTAGATAGAGGAAATGAAATGGTTTCAGATCTTTATTCTGCATTTAACCCTGCAGTTTTAGAGGCAATACAAAAAGTTATAGATGCAGCACATGATAGAGGAATACCTATAAGTATGTGTGGAGAATTTGCTGGTAATAAACAAGCTACAGAACTATTATTAGGAATGGGACTTGATGCATTTAGTATGTCAGCATCATCTGTATTACAAGTTAAAAATAAAATATTAGAGTCAAATTATGCAGAAGCTCAAAAATATAGAGATTTAATTTTAAGTAAAAATACTCCAGAAGAAGTAGTTGATGCATTAAGATAGGAGTAGTATGAGAAAATTAAAAACAAAAAAAGAAGAAGTTAAAAATGAAATTTTAGATAAAAAAGAAAATAATGAAATAGATAATCTACCTTTTACTAAGCTTGATTATGTATTCTACTTTTTATTTTTTGTTGTTTCAGTTATAAATCAAACTCCAGTAAAATTAGTGTTGATAATGTCAGCTATATTTATAGCATCTGTAATTTTTAAAAGAATTTCAGATAAATTATCTATGGGATTTGTATACAGAATGTTTGTTTTTGCATTGTTATCATTAATTGCATGGCCAGTAAATGTATTAATTAAATATTTTGTAGGAGTTTAATATGAAGAAAATAGCAGTATTAATGTTTAATGGTGTGGAAGAAATAGAAGCACTATTTCCAGTTGATTTATTTAGAAGGGCAAATATACTTGTAGATACGGTAAGTATATATAATGAAAAAAAAGTAAATGGTTCTCATAATATTCAAATTTTAACTGACAAATTATTAAATGAAGTTGATTTTAACGAGTATGATTGTGTATTTTTACCTGGTGGTCCAGGAACAAAAGAATACTTTAATTCTCAAATACTTGAAGAAAAATTAGTAGATTACTACAATCAAAATAATTTAGTTGCTGCTATATGTGCAGCACCAATTTATATAGCTAAATTAGGTTTTCTTGAAAGTAAAAAATCAACGGTATTTAAAGGTTTAGAAATGGATTTAATAGAAAATGGAGCAATATATGAAGATGTTCCTGTTATAGAAGATCAAAATATAATAACAGCTAGGTCAGTTGCTGCAGCAAAAGAGTTAGGATTTGCAGTTATTGAATATCTATTAGGTGAAGATGATTTGAATAAATTAAAAGAACAAATAATAAATTATTAATATTGGGGATTACTGTTTACAGTAATCCTCTAATTTTAGAAAGAGGTAAAAATGGAATTTATTGAAAAATTAAAAAAATATGCAGAAACAGTAATTAAGATAGGCGCTAATGTACAAAAAGACCAATTAGTAGTGATAAGAGCATTAACTGAAAATAGAGAGTTTGTATATTTATTAAGTGAAGAAGCATATAAAGTAGGAGCAAGTGATGTACAAGTTATATGGAGAGATGATGTATTAGCAAGACAAAAATATAAATATGCTTCAAAAGAAACTTTAGAAGAAGTTAAAAGTTACATTGTGGATCAATATGATGATTGTGTTAAAAATAATGCTGTTTTCATATCGATAGTTGGTTCTGATCCAAATAATTTAGAAGGATTAGATCAAGAAAAAATTAAAGCTGGAACTATGGCAGTATCTAAATCAATGACTGGTTTAAGAAAAGCTTTAATGAGTGATGAAAATTCATGGGTTGTAATTGGTGCTGCAACAAAAGCATGGTCTAAAATTGTATTTCCTGAATTAAACGCAGAAGAAGCTGTAAGTAAATTATGGGAAACAATTTTTTATACAATGAGAATAGATGGAGATGCTGTAGGAAATTGGGAAAAACATATAGAAAACTTAAGTTCTAAAGCTAAATATTTAAATGATATGAAGTTTAAATATTTAAAATATACTAGTGAAAAAGGTACAAATTTAACTATAGAATTACCTAAGGGTCATATTTGGACATCAGGTAAGTCTTTAAATTCTAAGTGTGTTGAATTTACTGCTAATATGCCTACTGAAGAAGTATTTACTTTACCACATAAAGATGGAGTTAATGGAGTAGTTTATAGTACTAAACCATTAAATTACAGTGGAAATTTAATTGATGAATTTAAACTAGTATTTGAAAAAGGTAAAGTAGTAGACTATTCTGCAAAAAAAGGAGAAAGTGTACTTAAATCTTTATTAGAAACTGATGAAGGAGCCCTTTCTTTAGGAGAAGTAGCTTTAGTACCATTTGATTCACCTATATCTAATACTAATATTATGTTTAGTGAAACATTATTTGATGAAAATGCATCATGTCATTTAGCATTAGGTAGAGCATACCCAACATGTATAGAAGGTGGAACTACTATGAATGAAGAAGAATCTTTAAGAGCTGGAGTTAATAATAGCTTAGTTCATGAAGACTTTATGATAGGTGATGCCTCATTAAATATAGTTGGAATTACTGAAGATGGAAAAGAAATCCCTGTGTTTATAAATGGAAATTGGGCATAATATAGAAATAATGATATTTAGAGTAGTCTTAAGACTACTCTTTTTTGTTGATAATAATCACAATATATGGTATAATTTAAAGAAAATTTCACATAGAAAGGTGTATGAAATGGAAATAAAACCATTAGGTAATAGAATATTAATAGAAAAAGTGAAAACAGAGAAAAAAACTAGAAGTGGATTAATTTTAAGTGAAAATGTAGAAGCAGAAAATAACTTTGCTAAAGTAATAGAGGTCTCTGAAAAAATAGAAAAAAACATACAAATAGGTCAATATATTTTAGTTGATTTAGATAAAGCTATGGAAGTAAGATATGATGGTTTAATTAGATATATAATAAATGTAGAAGATGTTTATGCAGTTATTGGAGGGTATAATGAGTAAAATAATAAAATTTAATGAAGAAGCAAGATTAGCACTACAAAAAGGAGTAGATGTATTAGCAGATGCAGTAAAAATAACTTTAGGTCCTCGTGGAAGAAATGTTGTTTTAGATAGAGGTTATGGTGCTCCGTTAATTACTAATGATGGTGTAACTATAGCTAAAGAAATTGAATTAGAAGATTATACAGAAAATTTAGGTGCTCAACTAATGAAGGAAGTAGCTATAAAAGCAAATGATGTTGCAGGAGATGGTACTACTACTGCTACTGTTTTAGCACAAAGTTTAATTAAAGAGGGATCTAAGATGATACAAGCAGGTGCAAATCCTGTTTTTATAAGAAGAGGTATAGAAAAAGCTACTAAACTTGCAATAGAAAAATTAAGAGAAAGATCAGTTTCTATTAAAAATAATAGCGAAATAGAACAAGTTGCATCAATTTCTGCAGCTGATGAAACTGTTGGTAAATTGATAGCAGATGCTATGAAAATAGTTGGAGATAATGGAGTAATAACTGTCGAAGAAGCAAGATCTTTAGATACTACTATGGAAGTTGTTGAGGGAATGCAATTTGATAATGGGTATTTATCGCCATACATGGTTACAGATACAGAAAGAATGACAGTTGAGTTAGAAAATCCATATATATTATTAACAAGTAGAAAAATAAACTCTATGAAAGAGATATTAGGATTATTGGAAAAAGTTGTAGAAAGTTCTAGACCTTTATTAATAATAGCTGATGATATAGAAGGAGAAGCACTTTCTACTTTAGTTCTAAATAAAATAAGAGGAGCACTAAATGTTGTTGTAGTAAAAGCACCAGCATTTGGCGATAGAAGATTAGCTATGTTAGAAGATATAGCAATTTTAACTGGTGCAATAGTTATTTCTGAAGAAAAGGCTATGAAATTAGAAGAAGCGGATATAGATGACTTAGGATCTTCAAGAAAAATTAAAGTAACTAAAGATAAAACTATTATAGTAGATGGATTAGGAAATACCCTTGAGAGGGAAGAAAGAATTACACAAATAAAAGGTCAAATACTTGAGACAAAGTCAGATTATGATAGAGAAAAATTACAAGAAAGATTAGCTAAACTTTCTGGTGGAGTTGCTGTAATAAGAGTTGGTGCAGCTACAGAAACAGAAATGAAAGAGAAAAAAATGAGAATAGAAGATGCTTTAAATGCTACTCGGGCAGCTGTAGAAGAAGGTGTAGTTGCAGGTGGAGGTACAGCTCTAATTCAAATATACAAAGATATTAAAAAATTTAATATAGAAGGTGAAGAAGGAATAGGAGTTGAAATATTTAAAAAAGCATTATTTTCTCCTTTAAAACAAATAGCAATAAATTCAGGGGTTGATGCTGGTGTAGTATTAGAAAAAGTATTAAATTCAGATGTTAATTTTGGATATGATGCTTTAAAAGGAGAATATGTTAATATGTTTGAACGTGGAATAATAGATCCTACTAAAGTTACTCGTTCTGCAATACAAAATTCTTCTTCTATAGCTTCTCTATTATTAACAACTGAAGTTAGTGTAGTTACAAAGGAAGATAAAAATAATCAACAAATGCCAGGTATGTATTAGGTGATATAATGAGAAAGAAAAAAAACATTATAAAAAGATTCTTTTTATTTGGATTAATGTTATTGATTTTTTTTCTAAATAGAAATAGAATTTTTAATATTACTAAAGTAATGTTATCTGATATTAATTTTAAATTAGTAGACACCAAAACTTTAATTTATAATAGTTATATGAAGTATAATCAAAAATTAGATTATTTAAGAAATGTCAAAGAAAATGTAGATGAATTAGAAAAATTAAAATCAGAAATACAATTATTAACTGCAGAAAAAATGGAACTTCAAAAAATAGTAGAAGAAAATATAGAATTAAGAACTTATCTTGAACTTGAAAATACTGATAATAAAAATTTTGTAGTTGCAGAAGTAATACTTAAAGATAATTTACAAGATCAGGATATAATATATATTAATAAAGGTAAAAATCAAGGAATAACTGAAAATTCACCTGTAATATTAAATGGTAAATTAATTGGTAAGATTAATAAAGTTTCTGAAAAATATTCTGAAGTTTATTTATTGTCTAATCCTAATTTTAAAATGTCTGTAAATGTTAATAATATTTTTACAGGTATTATTCGTGGAAAAGGTTCTTTAAATTTTGTGATTAAGAATTTCAATGTTGAGAATTCGGAAAAAATATTTCAATTTGATATTGAAACTTCTGGAATTAGTGAACTTTATCCTAAGGGATTACCTATAGGAAGCTTTAGATTAGAAGATAAAACTAAACTTATAGATAATAAAGAACTTAATTTTACTATAAGTGATAGAATCATAGGAATAAATACTGTAGTAGTTTATCAATATGATAATAATAAATTGAAATTATTAAAGGAAATAGAAGGGGAAGAAAATAGATGAAAAAGTTATTAATAGTATCGTTGTTGTTTGTCAATATCTCTTTTTCTAAAACTTTTCAATTTTTACAACAAAATTTTAGTGCAGAAGTAATTGAGAATTTTTTGATAAATAATAAGAAAAAAATAAAAAAATATAAATTTGATTACACCCCTGACGTTGTAAAATTAGAAGTAATAGAACCAAAATTAAATAAAGGTGAAGTAATTACATACACGAGTGGTAAAAAAACATTATACTCACCTAAAATTAAACAAACAGTACAACAAAAATTAAGTAATGAAGATAGTTCTATTTATTCAATATTAGAGGAATTATCTAAAATGGATAAAAAAGAAACTTATGAGAATAAAAATAAGAAATATATATTTGAAAATGATATTTTAATAGAAATAATAGCAGACAAATACAGTATTAAAATTAAGGAATATATTGGAAATAAACCGAAAAAAATACAGTATATTTCTAATACAGTAACTCTTGAATATTTGATTAATTACTAATGAAAATTATAAATGATGTTGCTATTATTTTAAATAAAAAAGAAATATCGGGAAGTAGCATTTTAGTTACATTATTTACCAAAAAACATGGTAAAGTATCGGCAATAATATTTAATGCCAGAAATTCTAAGAAAAAGCATTTAGCATCTTTAATGCCATTAAGTATTTCAGATGTTGAAATAGAAATAAAAAATAGTTCAAAAATAATTACAAATAGTATATTACAGCATAGTTTTCAAAATTCTATGAATAAAATTGAAAAATTACAACTATTATTCTATATAGCTCATTCTTTAAATCAAGTATTAGAATTTGATAATCCAGATGAGGAATTATATAATAAAAGTATAGAGATTATTCAATATATAGATGCTTTAGATAATGAATTAATTGAAAATATAGATTTTGAAAGATATATTTTGATTACTTTTTTAAGAAGATTAATGGTAGTTTTAGGAATATTTGATCTTAATCAATTAGTTAATCAATATGATTTACTTAATCAATATAATGATTATGTTGAATATTCAAAAACTAGCGTTTTAAATAATCCAAATAGTTTAATTACATTGTTAAACTGCTTTGAAGGGTATATTAATAATTATTTCGAAATAAAATTAAATTATAAAAAAATATTGATACTTTAATGAAGGAGATAGAGATGAAGACTAATTACATATTCGAGAAAATATATGTAGATGGAATTAACTTAAATTTACAAGCAAAAAATAAAAATGCATTATTAAAAGAAATGTTTAAAGGTTTAGAAAATAATGAAAATATTATAAACAAAGAAAAAGCATTTGAGGATTTATTAGAAAGAGAAGTTTTAGGTACTACTGGAATAGGAAGAGGAGTTGCTATCCCTCATGCAAAAACGGACGCAGTTAAGGATATAATAATTACAGTTGGTGTAGTTAAAGATGGAATAGAATATGAAGCAGTAGACGAAGAAAAAGTAAATACTTTATTTATGTTTTTATCTCCAGTTGAATTAAGTAGAGAATATTTAACAATATTAGCAAAAATTTCTAGATTTTGTCAAAGTGAAAATTTTAGAAAAAAACTTTTAGAATGTGAAAGTAAAGAAGAATTAATTGATTTAATAAAGAGTAAGGAAGTTTAGGGGTTATTATGAAGTGTCCATATTGTGGTGATAAAGAAACTAGAGTAGTTGATAGTCGTTCATATAGTGATGGGAATTCTATAAAAAGAAGACGTCAATGTGATATTTGTAATAAAAGATTTAATACTATAGAAAAGATATTTAATTTACCTATAGTTGTAATTAAAAAAAATGGTGAGATAGAAGAGTTTGATAGAAATAAGGTATATCAAGGTATTATAAGATCTCTTGTGAAAAGAACTTATGTTCAAAATAAAGTTGATGAGATGATAGATGAGATAGAAAGAGATATATTAACTAATTATGATGGAAA is a genomic window of Streptobacillus felis containing:
- the ptsP gene encoding phosphoenolpyruvate--protein phosphotransferase encodes the protein MMRLTGIGASEGVAIGRVYVFHEEEIVLPEEKLLTEETYESEIIKLEEAMKKSKTQLISIREKVRIKMGDDKADIFDGHILLLEDEDLVDEIKNKIMEDGLKAAHALKEGIDEYSLMLSQLDDPYLRERAADFQDIGKRWLKNLLNIKISDLSNLEPDTIIITNDLTPSDTAQLDLKNCRGFVTEVGGKTAHSAIMARSLEIPAVVGTKSIISEVKDGQRIVIDGEKGEIYIEPTDAIIKEYENIREEQQKAKLELKKIKDLKPITKDGHEVEIWGNIGKPEDIDAVMEAGATGVGLYRTEFLFMNSDHMPTEEEQYRAYREVVEKMKNCPITIRTMDIGGDKELPYLDLPKEMNPFLGYRAIRISLVHKDMFKTQLKAILRASAYGTVKIMYPMITSINEVRAANVILEECKKELDEIGKKFDRNIKVGIMIETPSSAIIAYKFAKEVDFFSIGTNDLTQYFLAVDRGNEMVSDLYSAFNPAVLEAIQKVIDAAHDRGIPISMCGEFAGNKQATELLLGMGLDAFSMSASSVLQVKNKILESNYAEAQKYRDLILSKNTPEEVVDALR
- a CDS encoding DJ-1 family glyoxalase III; protein product: MKKIAVLMFNGVEEIEALFPVDLFRRANILVDTVSIYNEKKVNGSHNIQILTDKLLNEVDFNEYDCVFLPGGPGTKEYFNSQILEEKLVDYYNQNNLVAAICAAPIYIAKLGFLESKKSTVFKGLEMDLIENGAIYEDVPVIEDQNIITARSVAAAKELGFAVIEYLLGEDDLNKLKEQIINY
- a CDS encoding aminopeptidase, which gives rise to MEFIEKLKKYAETVIKIGANVQKDQLVVIRALTENREFVYLLSEEAYKVGASDVQVIWRDDVLARQKYKYASKETLEEVKSYIVDQYDDCVKNNAVFISIVGSDPNNLEGLDQEKIKAGTMAVSKSMTGLRKALMSDENSWVVIGAATKAWSKIVFPELNAEEAVSKLWETIFYTMRIDGDAVGNWEKHIENLSSKAKYLNDMKFKYLKYTSEKGTNLTIELPKGHIWTSGKSLNSKCVEFTANMPTEEVFTLPHKDGVNGVVYSTKPLNYSGNLIDEFKLVFEKGKVVDYSAKKGESVLKSLLETDEGALSLGEVALVPFDSPISNTNIMFSETLFDENASCHLALGRAYPTCIEGGTTMNEEESLRAGVNNSLVHEDFMIGDASLNIVGITEDGKEIPVFINGNWA
- a CDS encoding co-chaperone GroES family protein; its protein translation is MEIKPLGNRILIEKVKTEKKTRSGLILSENVEAENNFAKVIEVSEKIEKNIQIGQYILVDLDKAMEVRYDGLIRYIINVEDVYAVIGGYNE
- the groL gene encoding chaperonin GroEL (60 kDa chaperone family; promotes refolding of misfolded polypeptides especially under stressful conditions; forms two stacked rings of heptamers to form a barrel-shaped 14mer; ends can be capped by GroES; misfolded proteins enter the barrel where they are refolded when GroES binds), giving the protein MSKIIKFNEEARLALQKGVDVLADAVKITLGPRGRNVVLDRGYGAPLITNDGVTIAKEIELEDYTENLGAQLMKEVAIKANDVAGDGTTTATVLAQSLIKEGSKMIQAGANPVFIRRGIEKATKLAIEKLRERSVSIKNNSEIEQVASISAADETVGKLIADAMKIVGDNGVITVEEARSLDTTMEVVEGMQFDNGYLSPYMVTDTERMTVELENPYILLTSRKINSMKEILGLLEKVVESSRPLLIIADDIEGEALSTLVLNKIRGALNVVVVKAPAFGDRRLAMLEDIAILTGAIVISEEKAMKLEEADIDDLGSSRKIKVTKDKTIIVDGLGNTLEREERITQIKGQILETKSDYDREKLQERLAKLSGGVAVIRVGAATETEMKEKKMRIEDALNATRAAVEEGVVAGGGTALIQIYKDIKKFNIEGEEGIGVEIFKKALFSPLKQIAINSGVDAGVVLEKVLNSDVNFGYDALKGEYVNMFERGIIDPTKVTRSAIQNSSSIASLLLTTEVSVVTKEDKNNQQMPGMY
- the mreC gene encoding rod shape-determining protein MreC, with translation MRKKKNIIKRFFLFGLMLLIFFLNRNRIFNITKVMLSDINFKLVDTKTLIYNSYMKYNQKLDYLRNVKENVDELEKLKSEIQLLTAEKMELQKIVEENIELRTYLELENTDNKNFVVAEVILKDNLQDQDIIYINKGKNQGITENSPVILNGKLIGKINKVSEKYSEVYLLSNPNFKMSVNVNNIFTGIIRGKGSLNFVIKNFNVENSEKIFQFDIETSGISELYPKGLPIGSFRLEDKTKLIDNKELNFTISDRIIGINTVVVYQYDNNKLKLLKEIEGEENR
- the recO gene encoding DNA repair protein RecO, whose translation is MKIINDVAIILNKKEISGSSILVTLFTKKHGKVSAIIFNARNSKKKHLASLMPLSISDVEIEIKNSSKIITNSILQHSFQNSMNKIEKLQLLFYIAHSLNQVLEFDNPDEELYNKSIEIIQYIDALDNELIENIDFERYILITFLRRLMVVLGIFDLNQLVNQYDLLNQYNDYVEYSKTSVLNNPNSLITLLNCFEGYINNYFEIKLNYKKILIL
- a CDS encoding PTS sugar transporter subunit IIA; translated protein: MKTNYIFEKIYVDGINLNLQAKNKNALLKEMFKGLENNENIINKEKAFEDLLEREVLGTTGIGRGVAIPHAKTDAVKDIIITVGVVKDGIEYEAVDEEKVNTLFMFLSPVELSREYLTILAKISRFCQSENFRKKLLECESKEELIDLIKSKEV
- the nrdR gene encoding transcriptional regulator NrdR; its protein translation is MKCPYCGDKETRVVDSRSYSDGNSIKRRRQCDICNKRFNTIEKIFNLPIVVIKKNGEIEEFDRNKVYQGIIRSLVKRTYVQNKVDEMIDEIERDILTNYDGKINSNRLGDMILEKLFLFDEVAYIRFASVYNKFENLDSFLNTIKEVKKRKEKR